A window of Campylobacter cuniculorum DSM 23162 = LMG 24588 contains these coding sequences:
- the aroB gene encoding 3-dehydroquinate synthase, whose amino-acid sequence MQIQVNLKDNPYKVFVDEPYFLELNTKVALLSNPKILGLHLNSLLKRIKCEELFIISVKDGEEYKNLASIEEILNQMFNSKLDRKSLLISFGGGVISDMGGFAASIYQRGIDFINIPTTLLACVDAAVGGKTGVNNHFGKNLIGSFYQPKAVYCQSEFLRTLNERELKAGLAEFIKMAIMFDENLLDFIENIDETTFLNANCKDEIFTQIISKSVALKARVVENDEKEAGLRMLLNYGHTFAHIIENQTKYKIYLHGEAVAIGMNMANSLALNLGLIDEKECKRVENILKKFKLPTTYKIKNLNEFYEAFFLDKKTHHQKINFILPHKLGQGIIKNDISKDMILKSLGQFQ is encoded by the coding sequence ATGCAGATACAAGTGAATTTAAAAGATAATCCTTACAAAGTCTTTGTCGATGAGCCTTATTTTTTAGAATTAAACACTAAGGTAGCCCTTCTTAGCAATCCAAAAATTTTAGGCTTACACCTTAATTCTTTGCTTAAAAGGATAAAATGCGAGGAGCTTTTCATCATCAGCGTCAAGGATGGAGAAGAGTATAAAAATTTAGCAAGCATTGAGGAAATTTTAAACCAAATGTTTAATTCCAAACTTGATAGAAAAAGTTTGCTTATCAGTTTTGGAGGCGGAGTGATTTCGGATATGGGAGGATTTGCGGCAAGCATTTATCAAAGAGGCATTGATTTTATTAATATTCCTACGACTCTTTTAGCCTGTGTTGATGCTGCTGTGGGTGGAAAAACAGGAGTGAATAATCATTTTGGTAAAAATCTCATCGGCTCATTTTATCAACCTAAGGCTGTGTATTGTCAAAGTGAATTTTTAAGAACTTTAAATGAAAGGGAGTTAAAGGCGGGTTTGGCTGAATTTATCAAAATGGCTATAATGTTTGATGAAAATTTGCTTGATTTTATTGAAAATATTGATGAAACAACCTTTTTAAATGCAAATTGCAAAGATGAAATTTTCACTCAAATCATCTCAAAAAGTGTCGCATTAAAAGCAAGAGTTGTTGAAAATGATGAAAAAGAAGCAGGACTTAGAATGCTTTTAAATTACGGACACACCTTTGCTCATATCATAGAAAATCAAACCAAATATAAAATTTATTTACACGGAGAGGCTGTGGCGATTGGAATGAATATGGCAAATTCTTTGGCTTTAAATTTAGGGCTTATCGATGAAAAAGAATGCAAAAGGGTGGAAAATATTTTAAAAAAATTTAAACTTCCTACAACTTATAAAATCAAAAATTTAAATGAATTTTACGAGGCTTTCTTTTTGGATAAAAAAACACATCATCAAAAGATTAATTTTATTTTACCGCATAAGCTTGGTCAAGGCATTATCAAAAACGATATAAGCAAAGATATGATTTTAAAAAGTTTAGGACAATTTCAATGA